AAGTCTAAGCCTTAGACAGACGAAAACGGATAAGGTAGATGCCCGAACAATTGCTTCTATGATTATGTCTGATGTGAACTTAAAGTCCTACTCAGACACATCTTACCACAATGAAGAATTGAAGTCATTAACCCGCTATCGTTTTGATAAAGTAAAGCAACGTTCGAAACTTAAACAATCTATTTCCAGACTTGTTACAATTCTTTTCCCTGAATTGGAAAAACTTGTTCCTACTCTTCATTTAACTTCTGTTTATGCATTGCTTTCTGAATTCCCGGGTGCTAGTGCTGTTGCGTCTGCTCACCTTACGCGGCTTTCCAAACTCATTGAAACAGCCTCTAAAGGTCGATATTCCAAAGATACCGCTGTTCGTTTCAGAGAAGCCGCTAGAACTTCTATTGGCTCAAATATGCCGGCTAAATCACTGGAACTAAAACACACCATTAAGCTTATTCAGGAACTTGATTGTGAAATTGATGAAATAGAATCTGAAATCAAAATCATAATTGATGAAATAAATTCTCCCATTCTTAGCATTCCTGGAATCAGTTATCGTATGGGGGCTATGATTATTGCTGAAATCGGTGATTTTAAACGCTTTGATACTCCTGACAAAATACTTGCTTATGCTGGTCTGTCGCCATCAACTTACCAATCAGGACAACTTGATGGTGCCTATTCCCATATGGAGAAACGAGGCTCCAGATATCTTCGCTATGCATTATTTAATGCAACTAAATTTGTTTGTAACTGGGATCCAATATTTGCAGCTTATCTTGCAAAGAAACGTTCTGAAGGAAAACACTACAATGTCGCAATATCTCACGCGGCCAAAAAGCTTGTAAGAGTCATTTACCAGTTGGAAAGATCTGGGCAAACATACATTAAATCAGCTTAGATTTTTTTAATAAATATCTCTTTTTTGAGCACCTGCAAAGATGCTCTTTTTGTCATGCAGTTTTCAATGTTCAGTTAACTCATTTTCAGTTCTTAACTTATCTGAACTGCATTTCTGCAATTCATTCAAATAATGTCAATTTAGACTTGACTTTTAATAGTTAGTCTCTCCAATTATTTACTTCGTTCCAACACTTTTGTTCCGATTTCATTTTCGCCTGGATCTTCTTCACTACTGTTCTCTGCACCTACAACTTCATCCAACTTTTCATCAAATGCTGCTTTTGCTCATCGGACATAGCATCATATCCGTTTTATTCTCGATATTTTTCTATTACAGCATCATACTCTTCGCGTGATAACTTCATTTTCTCCATAATATGCGACTACCCCTTATGACTTATCTTATTTCTTTGTCATCATCAAATTCATGTTCCTGAGGATAACCATCTTCGAATTCGCCCTTTTCTACTTCTTCGTCATCAGTAGCATCGCTTTCATCTGTTTCATCGGTTTTATCACCAACAACAGCAACCTGATCCATTGTAGCGTCAAAACGTTCTTTCTCTTCATCTGACATTTCATCGTAGTCATACTTCTCTTCCATTTTTGAACGAAGCTCATCATATTCTTCCTGAGTTACTTTTTTAGGTCCTGCCATATCACACTTCTCCTTGTCTATTGACACTATTATCTGCCGTCATCATCATCTATTTCTCGAAAACCGCGCCCGCCACGCTCATGTTCACGATCATTCTCGATTTCTTCATTTTGTTCGGTGCTATCATCATCCGTATCACTCTTCTTATCCACCTGATAATGCTCATCGAACTTCTTATCAAATGCAGCTTTCTTGGTCTTCTGTCAAGATTTAGTACAAATTAAAATGAGAACTTTATCTTCATCTTAATCAGCTAATTGCAAATCCGATTTGCTCATTTTTGCAAATAGTTTTTCAAAATCATCGGGCGACATAAAATCGCAATGGCTGTGAATCCGTTTTGTATTAAAGGATTCAATATATTCAAATACCAGTCGATAGGCATGGTTGAAATCACGGATTTTAAAGCGCTTTATCCGTTCCCGTTTAAGCAGGGAATGAAAAGATTCAATACATGCATTGTCCCAGGGAAATGCCTTTTTAGAGTAGCTTCGCTGCATTTTAGCCGTTGCCTTTCGATATTCTTTTGAAACAAATTGGCTGCCGCGATCTGAATGCAGAATCAATGGAAGTTCAGTACAACGCCGTGCTTTTGCTTTATTAATCGTATCAATTACACAAGATACTTTCATCGTTTTTGAAAGCGTCCAGGCGATGATTTTTCGGGAGTAAAGATCATAATGCTTGTCAGATAGACAAAACCATTGGTTGTCCCAATATAGGTGATGTCGCTGCACCAGACGGCGTTTGGGCGTTCGGGATTGAAGCGTTCATCAAGGATATTCTGAAGTTTATGACTGAAATCTGAATCTCTGGTTGTCGTTGTCCATGGTTTGATCCATTGAGCTCTGATGCCCATTTCTTTCATATATTTACCGACGGTACGTTCTGAAACGATTTCACCGCTCTTTTGCAGTTCTTTCCTGATTTTAGGCGCTCCATAATTCTGGTGGGAGTCATTATAGATTTCTTTAATTTTGAATTTTACGGCTTACTTGCGTTTCTGTGAATCAGAAGGCACATGTTTAAGCCATGCCCGATACCCGGACCAGGAAACGCCTAAAATTTTCAGCACTCCAGAGACAGAAACTCGGCGGTCTTCCTTATGGGTAATTTCTGCCTTTTCAGAAACCTCCAGATAGATGGCTTCTGTTATTCTCCCAGAATGCCGATGGCTTTTTTTAATACATCAAGCGCATCCTGGGTATCACGTAATTCACGTTTTAATCTGGCAATTTCTTTTTCTTCATCAGAAGCATAATTGCCAGACCCCCAACATTCAATGTCGCCAGTATCCTTCAGCTCTTTTTTCCATCTGGAAAGTGTCTGCTGACTGATGCCAAGATTCGATGCACATCCCTGCAGTCCAAGATCCTTGTGATCCTGATAGTAATGAACTGCATCGAGTTTAAACTGTTTATCAAAGTGTTTTGCCATAATGAGATCCTCCGTTTACTGATAGATTTATTGTATCATGTTTTTATATTTTGGACTTTCTCATTTTGACTTGTACTATTTATA
This genomic interval from Eubacteriaceae bacterium ES3 contains the following:
- a CDS encoding integrase core domain-containing protein encodes the protein MKVSCVIDTINKAKARRCTELPLILHSDRGSQFVSKEYRKATAKMQRSYSKKAFPWDNACIESFHSLLKRERIKRFKIRDFNHAYRLVFEYIESFNTKRIHSHCDFMSPDDFEKLFAKMSKSDLQLAD
- a CDS encoding transposase, yielding MAKHFDKQFKLDAVHYYQDHKDLGLQGCASNLGISQQTLSRWKKELKDTGDIECWGSGNYASDEEKEIARLKRELRDTQDALDVLKKAIGILGE